A window of Asterias rubens chromosome 22, eAstRub1.3, whole genome shotgun sequence contains these coding sequences:
- the LOC117305444 gene encoding uncharacterized protein LOC117305444, whose amino-acid sequence MPNSSANYNLVAIGDDGVWMKLGREISKIDRCRLLRIPNSLNPYSICDKYQSRAIFLLPDAIKVYQGACCTWVQRLRFGLNVNTPIIAIVDDSTRNNEEEIQQLMQLNVINWIMTSQELQAVHIVRVLYRCETVIRRCLETSAGMIVRHGTRRIAYLRNAGRTSNTGTSYPMVEQSEAEQTGELFRGKRSHHVTDETEHNPKRSKLEGKTDEQHSSLVPSETSSLQSTLEPNSTLKPISTSEQEYSKSTSTPNSSKWMVGRSSTFSIPEIVSPRSTSSNASHAQMTSLPTVGQCTAHVKRGASDIMLKNRQHNFINTVTAQAQSEIAGTNYTSIVLTNPQGYYYRSTPLSGRSKRASLPRRTEELNNKLDTAVMYLSRVRKLLDVETNRQM is encoded by the exons ATGCCAAACAGTTCTGCAAACTACAATCTTGTTGCCATTGGAGACGATGGAGTCTGGATGAAACTTGGACGTGAAATCTCAAAGATTGATAGATGCCGTCTGCTCAGA aTACCCAACTCGTTAAACCCATACTCCATTTGCGACAAGTACCAGTCTAGAGCCATCTTTCTCTTGCCGGACGCCATTAAAGTATACCAAGGAGCGTGCTGCACGTGGGTACAAAGGCTCAG ATTTGGACTTAATGTGAACACACCTATTATAGCCATCGTGGACGATTCTACAAGGAATAACG AGGAGGAAATACAACAATTGATGCAACTCAACGTCATCAACTGGATCATGACGTCACAGGAGCTACAAGCCGTGCACATCGTACGGGTTTTGTACCGATGTGAGACAGTGATCCGGCGGTGTCTTGAGACTTCGGCCGGAATGATCGTTCGGCACGGAACCCGAAGGATTGCTTATCTCCGGAACGCCGGAAGAACCAGCAATACTGGCACTTCGTATCCGATGGTAGAGCAGTCAGAAG CAGAACAAACGGGAGAATTATTCCGTGGCAAACGAAGCCATCATGTAACTGATGAGACTGAACATAATCCGAAGAGAAGCAAACTTGAAG GCAAAACCGATGAACAACATTCATCATTGGTGCCGTCGGAAACAAGTTCACTCCAGTCGACACTAGAACCAAACTCGACACTGAAACCAATCTCGACATCGGAACAAGAGTATTCTAAGTCGACTTCAACACCAAACTCATCGAAGTGGATGGTTGGACGCAGCTCGACATTCTCGATACCGGAAATAGTTTCACCACGGTCGACATCATCGAATGCATCACATGctcaaatgacgtcattgcCGACTGTCGGACAATGTACTGCGCATGTCAAAAGAGGTGCCAGCGACATTATGCTGAAGAACCGTCAGCACAATTTTATCAATACCGTTACTGCTCAGGCGCAGTCGGAAATTGCCGGAACAAATTACACGTCT ATTGTCCTCACAAATCCTCAGGGATACTATTATAGGAGCACACCTTTATCGGGACGATCAAAGAGAGCTAGTCTCCCGAGGAGAACGGAGGAGCTCAATAACAAACTAGACACCGCAGTGATGTATCTATCACGTGTCCGTAAACTCCTTGACGTGGAGACTAATCGGCAAATGTGA